The Salmo salar chromosome ssa19, Ssal_v3.1, whole genome shotgun sequence DNA window GAGCATCAGTGCTTATTGCCACAAAGATCTCCTTGAAGAAGATCTTGAGGAGAGGGTTTGTCACCATTCTCACTAATCCCAAAAGTAAACTTACCCCATTTCTCTGCAGTAGCATGTTAGCACTCATTTGACTTTTTATTTATCATGTCTTTGATTTTATCTCAGTTTCTCTAAGGGTGCCAAGTGCAAGAGGAATGGCCATACCCAGGATGTTCAACTCAAACACGCCATTCATTGATGTGAAGGGGGCGTCACTGTTGTTCTCTTTGGGGAAGGAAAACATCATGGAGGGTGAAGAGAACAAGGACCCGTTGGTTCGGACGGTCCTTCCTACCCTGAGCATGGTGATGGAGCAGGGCACTGCCAAGCAGGTGGGCACAGGGGGGCATGATGACAGGGACCAAGTCCCATGTGTCTCCATCATCGCCCAGGCAGAGGGTAAGCCAGTAACTAATGGAGAACTCTTCTTTTCCAAAGTGCATAGTAGTtacacagtgacacatttttttgtaaacattttggatgaatgagccaattgtaagctggggatgatttggtcaccatgatggtatgaaggccagttgttgaatttagccaggacactggggttaacacccctactcttacaataagtgccatgggatatgttagtgaccacagagagtcagcacCTGTTTAACGTCGCATCCGAAAGagggcaccctacacagggcaaagtccccaatcactgccctggggcattgggatattatttttagaccagaggaaagagtgcctcctaatggccctccaacaccacttccatcagcatctggtctccactccagggaccaaccctgcttagcttctgaGGCACGCCAGCAGTGGGATGTAGGGTTGTTGTAACGGTTGTTGTggtggatggaccaaggcgcagcgggttgagtgctcatattcacTTTATTTGAACACaattgaacaaaacaagaaaacgaacgacaaaCAGCCTTGCATAcgacacacagctatgcaacaaacaacctcccacaattaccctaacaaacacatacctaattttataggaccctcaatcagaggcaacgaaaaaacacctgcctccaattgaaggtccaacccccaattaactaaacatagaaatagactagactagacagaacatagaaatacactaacatagaacagtgcccaacaaccccggaatacataaatcaaacacccctctacatagacacacaccccgaaccacataaaccaaataccccctgccacgtcctgaccaaactacaataacaaataacccctatactggtcaggacgtgacagttgtatGCTGCTAAATGGCTAAGTAGCACAGAAATAGTTTTGCATCTGCATGCAGCCAGGAGGAGGGATAGGGGTTACATTCTAGAAAGTTGTTCCCTCTCTTCTGGCCTTATTTGCCCTATTTCTTAGGGCAGAATGAGGGAATAACAAGCCCATGTCATTTAGTgagccatctttgatccagagtAAATCTGTGTGTCCCAGGTGAAGGCTCCCAAGAGTTCAGCCCTACAAGCACAGAATGTGTCTACTCCAGATCTCACCTGCTCAAAAGCCACAGGTACTTACTTACCGGAGCATGACCATCTTTAATCTCAATTTTTAAATTGAATTGGGACTAGAAAACTGTACTGCAGATAGATGGCGTTTGCACTTTATCCTTAACAAGGCACAATAAATTGTTCGTAATAAAGTTAGTACATTTTAGGCTCATTACAATTAGCTGTTCATTTCCCCCAAAATATTATTCAGGGTTTACATGCCCCCAGACGCCCCTAGCGGTCTCGTCAACTCACTCAATGTCACTTAATTTTCAGGTCCATAGCCAAGAAAACTACAACCGAGAGTGATACTGACGAAGAGAACTATGTGGGTACTACCAGCACAGTCCCACACCACCACATTCGAAGGAAGTTTCGGCAAAAGCCTCAGGaaggaagacagagggaggaaggacaAGAGCCACCAGTCATCCAAGGTTTATGGGTGCAGGAGATCGACTGGTCTAAATCAACCAACAAGGACATGAGCTGGGCCTCAGAGGTAAACCAACTTCCTGTGGACCTCCccaaacacacagactctatcTGGGTACCTCATAGCCGCGGAGGCTGCATTTTGGAGGGTTTGTTTGAACTTGTATCCCACTGCAGCTTGGAAGGTGTGTCAAAATGTGCAGATGGCCTGTCAGACACATACGAACTCATAGGTGTGTCCGACTTTTCTAGTGAAATAGGAGGAATGTCTGAGTCTCCATCCAGTCTGAAGAGTATATCTGATTCTGAATCCATTCGTACTCGTGAGAGCGAGTCAGACTCCTCTTCTAGTTTTGGGGATGGGGGTCTGTCGGACTCAGTCTGCAGCCTGGTGGACGTGTCGGACTGTCTCtccagtgtgatgtgtgtgtcgGACAACGTCCTGGCGCCAGAGAGTGTGTCCGACTCTAACTCGTCTTGCAGTCTGATGGGCGTGTCTGACTCGGACTCCACCTGCAGCCGAGGATGGGAATCCGGATCCTCCTCCAGTGTGGAGAGTAGGTCCAACTCCTGCTGCAGTCTGGTGGGTGTGTCTAACATCCCAGGGGATGTGTCTGGATTGTTGTGTAGCGTTGGGGGAGTGTCTAGCTCTGAGACAATGTTGGAGGAACTGCGCAGCAGAGTTACCCAGAAGCATCAGCGATTCGTCTCACCTTTTTTCAAAGCACTGGTCAAAGATGTCTCGGATGAGATGAAAGAGGTCACTGCACAGATCAATGAAGGCCTTATATTCCACAAGGTAGGAATCCTGCTCATTTATTTCCTCATCAATATTAAGTATCCTTGTTttataaaaaatgcatgaaaaaccagaatgtgcatgtatgtgtactgtgtgtctTTCAGCAACTCCAGCCCAATAAGTTTGAATACAGGGAGGGAAAGGAATACCACATTCTATACCACATTCAGAATGGATCGTATGGTGATGTGTTCAGTGTTCAGGACAGAAGTACCGGGTTCGAGTGTGCTGCCAAAAAAGTATGTCCCAAATACAACAGAGTTGTCGTATGATCCTATACACGATAAGCAGCAGTTTCAAAGTTGATTTCCCTCTGTAGAACAATTGGCTCAAACATTTCACTTCATGCAAGCGCCTAGTAAACCTGGTCCATAATCTCATAAAATAATTTGTTTTACTCATTCCAGATCCCACTGAGTCATTTCAACTGTGAGGAGGTGAGCACGTGGAGTGCTTTGAACTCTCCTGGCGTTGTGAAGCTCTTTGGGGCTGTGAGGGAGGGTCCATATGTCACACTCTTCATGGACCTGAAGACAGGTTGTTTGGCCCAGCTACTGAGGGAGAGGGGAAGTTTACCAGAGGAACTGGCCTTGCGCTACCTCTGTCAGCTCCTGGGAGCACTGGAACACCTGCATCACAGACACGTCCTGCATCTGGATGTTAAAGGCATGTTAACAACCCCTTTTGCCCTACCCCCCTAGACACATGTAAGATCTGAAAGAATAGCATAGGTAAATTTGAGTGTGGTTTACTAGTCACACTTTGTAAAGCAAAGTTATTTGTGGTTGTTGTACTCCCTCTAGTGTCAGAAGATAAGAAAGCACATCCTGTAGTTTCAGGATGTACAGTACTGTTATGTCTGGCAGAAAGCAGTTCCCTATTCGTCTCTAACTCCTTATTCCTCAGATAGCCTTCTAATTGTACATTCTGTTTACTCTTTTCTTTGTTTCTTGTTGCAGTTGACAATGTGTTGCTGTCTGAGGATGGGAGGGACACGTTCCTCTGTGACTTTGGTCTCTCTGAGACGCTGGACCCAAATGGACAGAGCACGAAAGCCTTTAGACGTCAGTGTATATGTGTGAATACAATGAAAAATCTTTCAGTTACTATTCAATGggataaacaaaaacaaaacgatGCCCACACAACTATTTCCTAACATTTCAGAATCTGGGCGGCCCGCTGGCACAGAGACCCACATGGCGCCCGAGGTGGCACGAGGGGACCTCCGCTGTGCCAAGGCAGACGTGTGGAGTAGCTGCTGCATGCTACTGCACATGCTCAACGGATGCCACCCCTGGATCCGCTACTACAACCACCCGCTGTGCTTCAAGGTAAAAAACAACCTGTGTTATCCAGGATCAGTCCTTGCTGCAAAAAAACAACCAATGTTATCCAGGATCAGAGAAAAGTCCTTGCTGCAAACATGTAATTTAAAACATTTCCTTTCACTGGTCAGATTGTCAATGAGCCACCTCCTCTGAGGGAGGTGCCCCCCAGCTGTAACCCCTACACTGCCGAGGTCTTGAGAGCTGGACTACAGAAGGACCCCGCCAGTAGAGCCTCGGCCACAGCGCTAAGGCAGATGACCACCAAGGCCCTGATAGCAGGTAATCTATCTATCATTTGACAAACTTGAATTAGCTATTTACAAGTGTGTATCTATGGCCGGAATTGAATCATTGTGATTGTTGTGAAGATGTTCCCTCAGTacatgggtgtttgtgtgtgagatggAGCGAGTGTATGTTTAGAATAATGAGAGCGCCTCTTTTTTCTCTTCAGTGGGAGGACTTTGTCACAGTTCTGGTCAAGGTGATTGTCAGAAACTTGTGAACAGCAAGGCTGGGAATCATAACAGACCCTACATTCCCTCTGCCCCTGCAAAGCCAGCAGCCACACAGTCAGCACCCAAAATGCATTGGGTGAGCCCCTGGAGAGCAATGGCCGCTGGCGCAGACAGTAGTGATTCTGAGGAGGGCGGATCGGAATTGGAGAGAGATTCTGAATCAGTGACATACTCTCTGGAGGATAGGGACTGGGAATCTTATCAAAATTCCTTGGAGGAGAGCCATGTGGTGGAAGATTGGGTATCTGAGACAGATTCCGAGGTGGATATTTACTTGGGGGAGGATGGAGATCTGGAGAGGAAAAGTGACTGGGAATATGAAGGCGATTGGGAGGAAGAGGAGTCTTCCACAGAACTTTACCAAGCTCTCCACACCCACTTCCCAGTCCTGCGGAAAGGCCAGCCGGAGATTGACCAATCCTGGGGGTCAGAGCCTGAATTGGAATACTTAAGAGATGGTGAGTTAAGTGGCTACTGCTGCACAGACAGTCAGGCTTTATGCACATCTAAAACATGCAGTGCAGTGTATATTCTTGAGACAGGAATGTAAGGTGATCTGTCTCACTCCAGGTGTTACCGTGGGCATTTTGGCCCAGACCCCCTCCCCTGAGCCAAGGGACCACCCTCCCTCCTGTATGAGCAGCACTGGTTCATCCCAGAAGGatgatacagacacagacaaagattcTGATTGCTCGTCTGATGACCTCAGCTCTGGAGTCTTCTCCTACAACagccagacagatggacagagctTCAACTTGGAATGGCTGGTGGTATCCACCAACCAGCCACCAGCTTACTGCTTTGAAGGTAAGAGAAAATTATCTGGGTAGACTTGCCTGTAACCATTAGGGGAGAAGGGTATGATTGTTGATACATTCACTGTTCTCTGTGCATTGCTGGTCTAGGCGTTGAGATATGGATTGAAAACATTGGCGGGGAGTGTTTGAGGATCCGTGAACGGCGTAAGGTCAAAGTGGGTCATGTTGCCATAGGGATAAGCGAGCAGGTAAGAGATCACTGTAGATCTGAGTAAGGTTGAACATACCATTAACCTGTCTAATTGATGTACAGATAACATGAGAGTGTGCTGTGTCTCATTTAGATCACAGTGAAGGCCTTCAGTCTGGAGACTCTGGACAGGAAGCCCGTGTCCTTCCAACAGGAAATCCAGGAGTCAGGCTTGTGGCTGTGCTGTATTCCTTCCCCAGACTGTTGTCCACGATGGAGCTGGAGGATCAAAGAGGGAAAGCTTGAGATTCGGGAATGAGACAACTTTGAAGGTGTATACATGCAGCTATTTTCTAAATTGAGACTCAGGCACAACATTTTCACATTGTGATGATttttctctctgtaattattagcCTATAATAGTAGGTCTCTAGCTACTCATTAGAATAGATGGGGTGTCTCTCAACAATTCTAACTTTTATCAGTGTGATGATGCATAGGCCTACaattc harbors:
- the LOC106579033 gene encoding uncharacterized protein, whose amino-acid sequence is MAIPRMFNSNTPFIDVKGASLLFSLGKENIMEGEENKDPLVRTVLPTLSMVMEQGTAKQVGTGGHDDRDQVPCVSIIAQAEGEGSQEFSPTSTECVYSRSHLLKSHRSIAKKTTTESDTDEENYVGTTSTVPHHHIRRKFRQKPQEGRQREEGQEPPVIQGLWVQEIDWSKSTNKDMSWASEVNQLPVDLPKHTDSIWVPHSRGGCILEGLFELVSHCSLEGVSKCADGLSDTYELIGVSDFSSEIGGMSESPSSLKSISDSESIRTRESESDSSSSFGDGGLSDSVCSLVDVSDCLSSVMCVSDNVLAPESVSDSNSSCSLMGVSDSDSTCSRGWESGSSSSVESRSNSCCSLVGVSNIPGDVSGLLCSVGGVSSSETMLEELRSRVTQKHQRFVSPFFKALVKDVSDEMKEVTAQINEGLIFHKQLQPNKFEYREGKEYHILYHIQNGSYGDVFSVQDRSTGFECAAKKIPLSHFNCEEVSTWSALNSPGVVKLFGAVREGPYVTLFMDLKTGCLAQLLRERGSLPEELALRYLCQLLGALEHLHHRHVLHLDVKVDNVLLSEDGRDTFLCDFGLSETLDPNGQSTKAFRQSGRPAGTETHMAPEVARGDLRCAKADVWSSCCMLLHMLNGCHPWIRYYNHPLCFKIVNEPPPLREVPPSCNPYTAEVLRAGLQKDPASRASATALRQMTTKALIAVGGLCHSSGQGDCQKLVNSKAGNHNRPYIPSAPAKPAATQSAPKMHWVSPWRAMAAGADSSDSEEGGSELERDSESVTYSLEDRDWESYQNSLEESHVVEDWVSETDSEVDIYLGEDGDLERKSDWEYEGDWEEEESSTELYQALHTHFPVLRKGQPEIDQSWGSEPELEYLRDGVTVGILAQTPSPEPRDHPPSCMSSTGSSQKDDTDTDKDSDCSSDDLSSGVFSYNSQTDGQSFNLEWLVVSTNQPPAYCFEGVEIWIENIGGECLRIRERRKVKVGHVAIGISEQITVKAFSLETLDRKPVSFQQEIQESGLWLCCIPSPDCCPRWSWRIKEGKLEIRE